From a region of the Vanrija pseudolonga chromosome 2, complete sequence genome:
- the eif4e gene encoding Eukaryotic translation initiation factor 4E — protein MTTTSDTKTPTAATTAAAGSSAAALHLALPGSKPATPSGTSTPTRASRSNSAVGSSPNKARLPSLKQLSDRLSTLSAAPPAADKSTTAALSEITTNVPVPAPAASPSSTPSRLKLPASAISRAHLTTGASSVRSDDAARASSPEGSVRSDKGKDVASSAPPSDSEGKDKDKDAADIGEVRLRVGRGLGVGLPGAATATAPETPVKKDAGGSAVPTTIVTVATPDKGSGGASAEGSSNAKLGSAAPSAAAIQAVRERGELPLAHTWTLKYDSKTYKPDPATLPKGGEVLNEWEATLLNVGTVDSVQGFARLMNNIRLPGKLPKGANYHLFKDGIRPMWEDPANLDGGKWVLLFRNNPVAFDAAWANLVMGLVGEITDADDQVCGIVASARPKLDRIQVWTRGREDAVAINALGARILETMALDPREQEAVSMEFQFNAKDTTPAGGKFMRILSSQRSFTTAPTSTESRPRSARVPSSPLATPGGFSNMGPPPVPPLPLPGSPSQQATPMRRTGSAASGGVGGNPFAGPMGAAVNTPRRLVSTPALDSYPSSPRPGA, from the exons ATGACCACGACCAGTGATACCAAGACGCCCACCGCGgcgacaacagcagcagccggcagcagcgccgccgccctacACCTAGCTCTGCCAGGCAGCAAGCCAGCGACGCCATCGGGAACCAGCACGCCAACTCG cgcctcgcgcagcaaCTCGGccgtcggctcgtcgcccaACAAGGCGCGCTTGCCCTCCCTCAAGCAGCTCTCTGACCGCTTAAGCACGCTGTCCGCGGCGCCACCAGCGGCCGACAAGTCGACCACCGCAGCGCTCAGCGAAATCACCACCAACGTTCCCGTTCCGGCTCCGGCGGCCAgcccgtcctcgacgccgtcgcgcctcAAGCTGCCAGCGAGCGCAATCTCGCGCGCCCACCTCACCACCGGCGCGTCATCTgtgcgcagcgacgacgcggcacgggccagctcgcccgAGGGCAGCGTGCGCTCCGATAAGGGCAAGGAtgtggcgtcgtcggcgcctcCTTCAGACAGtgagggcaaggacaaggacaaggacgcgGCCGATATCGGCGAGGTGCGCCTGCGTGTTGGCCGTGGTCTCGGTGTCGGGCTTCCtggcgccgcgaccgcgactGCGCCAGAGACGCCGGTGAAGAAGGACGCCGGGGGCAGTGCTGTGCCCACTACGATCGTGACGGTCGCGACGCCAGAcaagggcagcggcggtgcgagTGCAGAGGGGTCGAGCAACGCCAAGCTaggcagcgccgcgccgtccgcagCTGCGATTCAGGCTGTTCGCGAGCGTGGAGAGCTTCCTCTGGCCCATACATG GACGCTCAAGTATGACTCCAAGACGTACAAGCCCGACCCTGCTACTTTGcccaagggcggcgaggtcttGAACGAGTGGGAGGCGACACTGCTCAATGTCGGGACGGTCGACTCGGTGCAGGGCTTTGCGCGTCTCATGAACAATATCCGCCTGCCAGGCAAGCTGCCCAAGGGCGCAAACTACCACCTGTTCAAGGATGGTATCCGCCCG ATGTGGGAAGATCCCGCCaatctcgacggcggcaagtggGTTCTTCTGTTCCGCAACAACCCCGTTGCGTTTGACGCGGCCTGGGCGAATCTGGTCATGGGTCTCGTGGGCGAGATCACCGATGCCGATGACCAGGTCTGTGGCATTGTCGCGTCTGCCAGGCCAAAGCTCGACCGTATCCAGGTGTGGACGCGAGGTCGCGAGGACGCCGTGGCTATCAACGCCCTTGGCGCACGTATCCTCGAGACGATGGCTCTTGATCCCCGTGAGCAGGAGGCCGTGTCAATGGAGTTCCAG TTCAACGCAAAGGACACGACCCCCGCTGGCGGCAAGTTTATGCGTATCCTCTCGTCGCAGCGTTCGTTTACGACGGCGCCCACGAGCACTGAGAGCCGCCCCCGTTCGGCTCGCGTCCCAAGTTCGCCGCTTGCGACCCCGGGCGGATTCAGCAACATGGGCCCGCCTCCCGTTCCGCCGCTTCCGCTTCCAGGCTCGCCGTCTCAGcaggcgacgccgatgcgCCGTACGGGGTCGGCCGCTAGCGGTGGTGTCGGCGGTAACCCGTTTGCTGGTCCGATGGGAGCTGCTGTCaacacgccgcgccgtctgGTCAGCACGCCTGCGCTCGATAGTTATCCTTCGTCTCCCCGCCCGGGAGCGTAG
- the UBC23 gene encoding putative ubiquitin-conjugating enzyme E2 23 yields the protein MAPPQSLPGLPDDFVSKLFHGDVVTKVADPNYRGKVVRGWTDEDAPPEVEHPAEQPLVRGEVMICHMQTGVFEVVPELSLQLFERSFLKGDLVKHALTDLESAVVVDVQTECVVEHVMSRERIVRPVPWTKLKNAVRIEAKDKVVYDEWIGTVEEVFEDGLIEAARDGSCYRIAEMGGLLETGRFAHEVLPDHPGVMAEFNNSFPPSANASTDRVISVRPLIVFVIWNAINQTLPIAEHEKHPEPQRFWCNGDIEKLTHFEGMKHQAPPLGTTVVFRDRMDEIEYGAKATHHVNGTYQLRVFRVVENRTKLKLRWQDGTETEEFSVGFVPYRNVDDYESWPGEHLVWRSDTGERRPAVVQSYNPRQRVANILLTDTKEKETVSVLELDTGGFGKANYGVGLGQHILFCDDNGAQTPEVPALGQVDPPEDGRDGFRNELHRLGLDQGMNADVFGGSLPKGDQSLVKWWGEVVDLHLDGQVEVELYTGERRTVNIKNVIILNEPEGAFPGEFEDDVESIHSDRSWETMSGDEDMASNWDNDGDATQDRFDDLMDVEDDGADSVEVADDDEEDARAGEAVEALVSEEEESVSPPETRVAEPTAAPSGIQDSSDEAGPSTLATRPTLAGDDKWTRFEILEGAPADHHYYSEPRLPASSKAYHSRIMKEHRALASSLPDNILVRTYEDRTDLMRVLIIGPEGTPYTDAPFVFDLYLNPTKFPFEPPLVYFHSHTNGLGRCNPNLYEEGKVCLSILGTWAGDKSESWNPTKSSLLQVFVSISGLVLVRSPYHCEPAFAKLEGTREGRVNSRLYSEKAYVLSRSFVRTALERPPTGLADELRHLYLEKGRLASIINHARLLIDKGEAEAANGNVAEDEENEEMWNADAMGSLTMGAILTLKRTIAALQRIAEREGVDVGA from the exons ATGGCGCCTCCCCAATCGCTTCCCGGCCTCCCAGACGACTTTGTGTCCAAG CTCTTCCACGGAGATGTCGTGaccaaggtcgccgaccCAAACTATCGCGgcaaggtggtg CGCGGCTGGACAGACGAGGATGCCCCGCCAGAAGTCGAGCATCCCGCCGAGCAGCCGCTcgtccgcggcgaggtcatgATCTG CCACATGCAGACGGGCGTGTTTGAGGTCGTGCCCGAACTCAGTCTCCAGCTGTTTGAGCGCAGCTTCCTCAAAGGCGACCTGGTCAAGCATgccctcaccgacctcgagagCGCTGTTGTGGTCGACGTCCAGACCGagtgcgtcgtcgagcatgTCATGTCCCGCGAGCGCATCGTGCGTCCGGTGCCCTGGACCAAGCTCAAGAACGCGGTCCGcatcgaggccaaggacaaggtcgtgTACGATGAGTGGATCGGcacggtcgaggag GTATTCGAGGACGGCCTTATCGAGGCGGCCCGCGACGGTAGCTGCTACCGGATAGCGGAGATGGGCGGCTTGCTCGAGACTGGCCGTTTTGCTCAT GAGGTTCTCCCAGACCACCCCGGGGTCATGGCCGAGTTCAACAACAGCTTCCCGCCATCTGCGAACGCCTCGACCGACCGCGTCATCAGCGTTCGCCCCCTCATCGTCTTTGTCATCTGGAACGCTATCAACCAGACA CTCCCGATCGCAGAGCACGAGAAGCACCCCGAGCCCCAGCGCTTCTGGTGCAACGGTGACATTGAAAAGCTCACACATTTCGAGGGCATGAAGCACCAGGCACCTCCGCTGGGAACGACTGTGGTGTTTAGGGATCGCATGGACGAAATTG AGTACGGTGCAAAGGCGACGCACCACGTCAATGGCACATATCAGCTGCGCGTGTTCCGTGTCGTTGAGAACAGAACCAAGCTCAAGCTGCGTTGGCAGGACGGTACCGAGACTGAAGAGTTCTCCGTCGGATTTGTTCCTTACCGCAATGTTGATGA CTATGAGTCCTGGCCTGGAGAGCACCTCGTCTGGCGAAGTGACACTGGCGAGCGCCGACCTGCTGTCGTACAGAGCTACAACCCCCGCCAGCGTGTCGCCAACATCCTGCTCACGGACACAAAGGAGAAGGAGACCGTCTCCGTCTTGGAACTTGACACTGGAGGCTTTGGCAAGGCCAACTATGGCGTCGGTTTGGGCCAGCACATTCTGTTCTGCGACGACAACGGTGCGCAGACCCCCGAGGTTCCCGCTCTTGGCCAGGTCGACCCCCCAGAGGATGGCCGTGATGGCTTCCGCAACGAGCTCCACCGCCTAGGCTTAGACCAGGGCATGAACGCCGACGTCTTTGGCGGCTCCCTGCCAAAGGGTGACCAGTCGCTCGTCAAGTGgtggggcgaggtcgtcgacttGCATCTCGACGgccaggtcgaggttgagctcTACACTGGAGAGCGCCGCACTGTGAACATTAAGAATGTTATCATTCTTAACGAGCCCGAAGGCGCTTTCCCCGGCGAGtttgaggacgacgtcgagagcATTCACTCGGACCGCAGCTGGGAGACCATGTCTGGGGACGAGGACATGGCGTCCAACTGGGACAACGATGGCGACGCCACCCAGGACCGCTTCGACGACCTGATGGATGTCGAAGATGATGGCGCTGAcagcgtcgaggtcgccgacgacgacgaggaggatgcgcgcgcgggtgAGGCTGTGGAGGCGTTAGtgtccgaggaggaggagtcgGTTTCACCGCCCGAGACCCGTGTTGCCGAACCAACAGCCGCGCCGAGTGGCATCCAGGACTCGTCGGATGAGGCTGGCCCGTCGACCTTGGCTACCCGTCCCACTCTtgctggcgacgacaagTGGACACGCTTTGAGATTCTTGAGGGGGCACCTGCCGATCACCACTACTACTCGGAGCCCCGTTTACCTGCGTCAAGCAAGGCGTACCACTCGCGTATCATGAAGGAACATCGGGCTTTGGCGAGCTCACTTCCAG ACAACATCCTTGTTCGCACGTACGAGGACCGCACCGATCTCATGCGCGTTCTCATCATCGGCCCCGAGGGAACACCATACACGGACGCGCCGTTTGTCTTTGACCTGTATCTCAATCCTACAAAGTTCCCCTTTGAGCCTCCACTCGTCTACTTCCACTCGCACACGAATGGCCTGGGACGGTGTAACC ccaACCTCTACGAAGAGGGCAAGGTCTGCCTGTCGATTCTCGGCACATGGGCTGGCGACAAGTCCGAGTCGTGGAA CCCCACCAAGTCTTCGCTGCTGCAGGTCTTTGTGTCCATCTCTGGCCTCGTGCTGGTGCGATCACCGTACCACTGCGAGCCTGCGTttgccaagctcgagggcaCACGTGAGGGACGGGTCAACTCTCGACTTTACTCTGAGAAGGCGTACGTCTTGTCGCGGTCGTTTGTGCGAACTGCGCTGGAACGGCCTCCGActggcctcgccgacgagctgcggcaTTTATATCTGGAGAAGGGACGACTGGCGTCCATCATCAACCATGCGCGCCTACTGATCGACAAGGGCGAAGCTGAGGCCGCCAATGGCAAcgtggccgaggacgaggagaacgAGGAGATGTGGAACGCGGACGCGATGGGCAGCTTGACAATGGGTGCGATTCTGACGCTCAAGCGGACCATTGCGGCGCTGCAGCGGATTGCGGAGCGGGAGGGTGTGGACGTGGGAGCGTAG
- the pr1_0 gene encoding Aspartic protease — protein MALLVVLLLAFMAALATARPAQRTSHPVHLRLGARSGGQYHPDPVTRRHWTRERALGADERTPQRRSTTSGSTSLDSYNHDAVYTVPVEIGTPPQLFNLVLDTGSRTTWVGGKACSSCGTGLFDTDRSRSFKKTKVSFSVAYVDGTNATGVYGRDTVTVAGHAVDQQAFGLASNISATLSTQLNGTDTDGLMGFAWPDAGADANGRPFWFNSLPEWPEPLFSVFLTRSSFSQVVDNSNSSNEYDCHNANAGMVTLGGVNAQLYTGDINYVPLQKAAGATSYKFWSLSLDGVVANGVAINVSSLGADGDPPPLATLDTGTSLITGPADAVAEIYRQIPNATFDAGLGTYVFPCDSNLTLSFGLGGKSYNVSPADLVYSIQLEDASTVSDLMCTGAIGVCNDNKWTLGATFLKNVYSVYRFDPPAVGLASLAPGLDNDDYTYTDDELSDALNEAAQHAAVCPHSARGNKQSSARRRALLLPRMPLILAILGALTTTITSSCLL, from the exons AtggcgctcctcgtcgtgctgctaCTTGCGTTcatggcggcgctggcaaCGGCGCGGCCTGCACAGCGCACTTCCCACCCCGTGCATCTCCGCCTCGGAGCGCGCTCCGGCGGGCAGtaccaccccgaccccgtTACACGGCGCCACTGGACTCGCGAGCGGGCACTAGGAGCTGACGAgcgcacgccgcagcgccgaaGCACAACAAGCGGTTCAACAAG cctcGACTCGTACAACCACGACGCCGTGTACACCGTCCCCGTCGAGATTGG caccccgccgcagctgttcaacctcgtcctcgacactgGCTCGAGAACGACGTGGGTCGGCGGTAAGGCATGCTCCTCGTGCGGCACCGGCCTGTTCGACACGgaccgctcgcgctcgttcAAGAAGACCAAGGTTTCCTTCTCGGTCGCATATGTTGACGGAACGAATGCCACGGGCGTGTACGGGCGCGACACGGTCACTGTTGCGGGGCACGCTGTTGACCAGCAGGCGTttg GCCTCGCGTCCAACATCTCGGCCACGCTCTCGACCCAGCTCAACGGCACCGATACGGACGGGCTCATGGGCTTTGCGTGGCCCGACGCCGGGGCGGACGCCAACGGCCGGCCATTCTGGTTCAACTCGCTCCCCGAATGGCCAGAACCGCTGTTCTCCGTCTTCCTCACACGCTCGAGCTTCAGCCAGGTGGTCGACAACTCGAACTCGTCCAACGAATACGACTGCCATAATGCCAACGCCGGGATGGTGACGCTCGG CGGCGTCAACGCCCAGCTGTACACGGGCGATATCAACTATGTCCCGTTGCAgaaggcggccggcgcgacgtcgtaCAAGTTCTGGAGCTTGTCGCTCGATGGCGTCGTGGCGAACGGGGTCGCGATCAATGTGTCGTCGCTaggtgccgacggcgaccccccgccgctcgcaACCCTCGATACCGGCACGAGCTTGATCACTGGcccggccgacgccgtggcAGAGATCTACCGCCAGATCCCTAACGCGACCTTtgacgccggcctcggcacctACGTCTTTCCATGCGACTCGAACTTGACGCTGTCTttcgggctgggcgggaaGAGCTACAATGTCAGCCCCGCCGACCTGGTGTACAGCATCCAGCTCGAAGACGCGAGCACCGTGTCGGACCTAATGTGTACGGGGGCGATTGGCGT CTGCAACGACAACAAGTGGACTCTCGGCGCGACCTTCCTCAAGAACGTCTACTCGGTGTACCGCTTCGACCCACCTGCAGTCGGGCTCGCCTCGCTGGCACCAGggctcgacaacgacgactaCACGTACACGGATGACGAGCTGTCCGACGCGCTCAACGAAGCCGCGCAGCACGCGGCCGTGTGTCCCCACTCTGCGCGGGGCAACAAGCAGAGcagcgcacgacgacgcgccctTCTCCTCCCTCGCATGcccctcatcctcgccatcctcggcgctctCACAACCACCATCACCTCATCATGTCTCCTCTAA
- the Pga5 gene encoding Pepsin A-5, which produces MVAVWPLALLALAAVSRAADTGPQSFPLRQVSQRENHPDPAVRTAFARDETLYRRIRFASRLGPDERAVLERDVARLARRRRDMQTTPLLDYNFDMGYAVAMSVGTPAQTFDVVADTGSHDLVLYDVVCAAQCSGRPVFDHTKSSTFVNLQQDVYQAYGTGDAKGVFVTDRVVIGGYYVQTQPIALITSSTIVQYMGSGISGIMGFGWPSVDSTQTGDTFKSPTPMWQALAVSSWTDKQFGMWLGRTNVDSAHISNDALVGSVPGMGDLSLGGLNTSLYTGQVSYYDANVQQWWQIALYSYTLNGKEVVLGGGAGVAAVIDSGSTGIMMPQQCAAAFYGAIQGSIAVTDASGNPNGQWAVPCNAKASISFKFGGANQPSWSMSAADALRSYATSQPTMCFGIVQTGDWLLGAAFMKNVYTAFRYQPPQVGFAALAPAYNYQSTNGGGKAGGSGGGSGGGGGGNGAKSHAVRRGALPTFSAVVAMAMLPWFGAAVLSLESRLDDARTMQAGLLLALALVGSSVLAAPTPSPPRHVEAVRSVTLEHAPAPRHLHADSAVRAAFRRDEALRARIKYAPLLDDAERDVLRRDLAAARVARRDGTERVPLTSYMYDTAYLVTISVGTPPQEIQVIPDTGSSDLWVFSDLCTDCGERPVLFHSKNSSSFTFSGKWRNQSYGSGEASEQLAKDTVSLGGWTVEDQDLALFASGDVAAVLRAPIGGIMGLAWRYLAAEHTAPWWQNAGPNWPEPVFGFHFGDRGAAGNLSAHDTTGIVPTKTNAGSLTFGGLDKALYTGDVHYIESTRDWWRITLDGLAVNGHTINVTNVWGDLPSLAVDTGTSGIFLPRQFCEEILDQIPGASASGDDYFMPCDTKAEFELTFDGVKYPFPAQNLVGGKVTGQSNLCDSLLNPAVSQPILGLSFLKSVYTAFRADPPAVGFATLAQAHN; this is translated from the exons ATGGTGGCCGTGTGGCcgctcgccctgctcgccctcgcggccgtctcGCGTGCCGCCGACACTGGCCCGCAATCCTTTCCCCTCCGCCAGGTGTCGCAGCGAGAGAACCACCCCGACCCGGCCGTCCGCACCGCgttcgcgcgcgacgagacgcTGTACCGCCGTATCCGCTTCGCGTCGCGCCTCGGCCcggacgagcgcgccgtgctggaGCGCGatgtcgcgcgcctcgcccgccgccgtcgggaTATGCAGACCACGCC GCTCCTCGACTACAACTTTGACATGGGATACGCGGTTGCCATGTccgtcggcacgccggcgcagacgttcgacgtcgtcgccgacacgggCTCGCACGACCTCGTGCTCTACGACGTCGTGTGTGCGGCGCAGTGCTCCGGCCGCCCAGTCTTCGACCACACCAAGTCGTCGACGTTTGTCAACCTCCAACAGGATGTCTACCAGGCGTACGGTACCGGCGATGCAAAGGGCGTGTTCGTCACGGACAGGGTAGTTATAGGCGGGTACTATGTGCAGACGCAGCCCATCG CACTTATCACGTCGAGCACAATCGTCCAGTACATGGGCTCCGGCATATCCGGTATCATGGGCTTTGGGTGGCCGAGCGTCGACAGCACGCAGACGGGCGACACGTTCAAGTCGCCCACGCCGATGTGGCAGGCTCTCGCGGTGAGCTCGTGGACCGACAAGCAGTTTGGCATGTGGCTTGGACGCACCAACGTCGACTCTGCGCACATCAGCAACGACGCGTTGGTGGGCTCGGTGCCGGGGATGGGTGACCTGTCGCTTGG TGGGCTCAACACATCGCTGTACACTGGCCAGGTGTCATACTACGACGCCAACGTCCAGCAGTGGTGGCAGATCGCGCTGTACAGCTACACTCTGAACGGCAAGGAggtggtgctcggcggcggagcgggcgtggcggccgtcatcgactcggggtcgacgggcATCATGATGCCACAGCAGTGCGCGGCAGCGTTCTACGGCGCGATCCAGGGCTCCATCGCCGTCACGGATGCGAGTGGCAACCCGAACGGACAGTGGGCAGTGCCGTGCAACGCGAAGGCAAGCATCTCGTTCAAGTTTGGCGGCGCGAACCAGCCGTCGTGGAGCATGAGTGCGGCTGACGCGCTGCGGTCGTACGCCACGAGCCAGCCGACCATGTGCTTCGGCATTGTGCAGACGGGAGA CtggctcctcggcgcggcgttcatGAAGAACGTGTACACTGCATTCCGGTACCAGCCGCCCCAGGTGGGCTTTGCGGCCCTGGCCCCAGCGTACAACTACCAGAGCACGAACGGCGGTGGCAAGGCAGGCGGGAGCGGAggcggaagcggcggcggcggtggaggcaaCGGGGCCAAGAGCCacgccgtgcgccgcggcgcactgCCGACCTtctccgccgtcgtcgccatggcgATGCTGCCGTggttcggcgcggcggt CCTCTCGCTCGAGTCccgtctcgacgacgcccgcaCAATGCAGGCCGGcttgctcctcgccctcgctctcgtcggcagcagcgtgtTGGCCGCGCCAACGCCTTCTCCCCCCCGCCATGTCGAGGCAGTACGCTCTGTAACGCTAGAgcacgcccccgccccccgccacctgcacgccgacagcgccgtgcgcgccgccttccgccgcgacgaggcacTCCGCGCCCGCATAAAGTACGccccgctgctcgacgacgccgagcgcgacgtgctccgccgcgacctcgccgctgcaCGCGTCGCCCGGAGGGATGGAACGGAACGCGTGCC GCTCACCAGCTACATGTATGACACAGCATACCTGGTGACCATTTCAGTGGG AACACCACCGCAGGAGATCCAGGTCATCCCCGACACGGGCTCGTCGGACCTCTGGGTCTTCTCCGACCTGTGTACCGACTGTGGCGAGCGCCCCGTCTTGTTCCACTCGAAGAACTCTTCCTCCTTTACCTTTTCCGGCAAGTGGCGTAACCAGTCTTACGGGTCAGGCGAGGCGTCTGAGCAGCTGGCCAAGGACACGGTCTCGCTCGGCGGATGGACGGTCGAGGACCAGGACCTCGCCTTGTTCGCGAGTGGCGACGTCGCTGCTGTGCTCCGCGCCCCGATCGGTGGTATCATGGGCCTGGCTTGGCGCTACCTCGCGGCGGAGCACACCGCGCCGTGGTGGCAGAATGCGGGGCCGAACTGGCCAGAGCCCGTCTTTGGCTTCCACTTTGGCGACCGTGGCGCGGCCGGCAACCTCTCGGCGCACGACACGACCGGCATCGTCCCGACCAAGACGAACGCCGGGTCGCTCACGTTCGGGGGCCTGGACAAGGCGCTGTACACCGGCGACGTGCACTACATTGAGAGCACGCGCGACTGGTGGCGCatcacgctcgacggcctcgccgtcaacgGTCACACGATCAACGTCACCAACGTCTGGGGAGACCTTCCGTCCCTAGCTGTCGACACGGGCACGTCGGGCATCTTCCTGCCCCGCCAGTTCTGCGAGGAGATTCTGGACCAGATCCCCGGGGCGtcggccagcggcgacgactaCTTCATGCCCTGCGacaccaaggccgagttCGAGTTGACGTTTGACGGCGTAAAGTACCCCTTCCCCGCCCAGAATCTTGTCGGTGGCAAGGTCACTGGCCAGAGCAACCTGTGTGACTCTCTCCTCAACCCCGCTGTCTCTCA ACCCATTCTTGGCCTCTCGTTCCTCAAGAGCGTCTACACCGCTTTCCGGGCCGACCCACCAGCGGTTGGCTTTGCAACCCTTGCCCAAGCTCACAACtag
- the rcd1 gene encoding Cell differentiation protein rcd1, translated as MHGGGRGFGAGVFASQGDLSSRSSSLQAQQQQQQQQQQQQQQQQQLGAQGASGAPLLLNNLAQHLNNPPPPSSSGHPGLVSSNSASALGGNGNGGNASAFTPPGIAGTAVPAQGTGKLLLLPNGSPPPAGSEEEKIYILITELLDPETRETALLELSKKREMYEDLALVLWGGFGIMSSLLLEIVNVYPALSPPVLTAHASNRVCNALALLQCVASHSETRSLFLNAHIPLFLYPFLNTTSKTRPFEYLRLTSLGVIGALVKQNDNSDVINFLLSTEIIPLCLRIMETGSELSKTVAIFIVQKILLDDLGLQYICQTYERFYAVGAVLSNMVQALVETQAVRLLKHVVRCYLRMSDNPRAREALRACLPEALRDGTFAGLLKGDLVTKRCLQTLLVNLNERGE; from the exons ATgcacggcggtggccgcggctttggcgccggcgtgttCGCCTCGCAGGGCGACCTGTCGTCTCGTTCGTCCTCGCTgcaggcccagcagcagcaacagcagcaacaacagcaacagcagcagcagcagcagcagctcggcgcgcagggcgcgtcgggcgcgccgctcctcttAAACAACCTCGCTCAGCACCTCAACAACCCCccgccaccttcctcgagcGGCCACCCCGGCCTCGTGTCCTCCAACTCGGCAtccgccctcggcggcaacggcaatGGGGGCAACGCGTCGGCATTCACGCCCCCTGGTATCGCGGGCACTGCGGTCCCCGCCCAGGGCACGGGCAAGCTTCTGCTGCTTCCCAACGGCAGCCCCCCGCCCGCTGGctccgaggaggagaagattTACATCCTCAtcaccgagctcctcgaccccgagaccCGCGAGACTGCGCTCCTCGAGTTGAGTAAGAAGCGCGAGATGTACGAGGATCTCGCTCTTGTTCTGTGGGGTGGCTTTG GCATCATGtcgtcgctcctcctcgagatTGTCAATGTCTACCcggcgctctcgccgccaGTCTTGACAGCGCACGCATCCAACCGCGTGTGCAACGCCCTCGCGTTGCTCCAGTGTGTGGCCTCGCACTCTGAGACGAGGAGTCTGTTCCTCAACGCGCACATTCCGCTCTTCCTCTACCCTTTCCTCAACACGACGAGCAAGACGCGGCCGTTCGAGTACCTGCGCCTCACTTCTCTGGGAGTtatcggcgcgctcgtcaagcagAACGACAACTCTGACGTGATCAACTTTTTGCTCTCGACCGAGATCATCCCGCTCTGCCTGCGCATCATGGAGACGGGCTCGGAGCTGTCCAAGACGGTTGCCATCTTCATCGTGCAGAAGATtctgctcgacgaccttggcctgCAGTACATCTGCCAGACGTACGAGCGCTTctacgccgtcggcgccgtcctaTCCAACATGGTGCAGGCTCTGGTTGAGACCCAGGCGGTCCGCCTCCTCAAGCACGTCGTGCGGTGCTACCTCCGCATGAGCGACAacccgcgcgcccgcgagGCTCTTCGCGCGTGCCTCCCcgaggcgctgcgcgacggcaCATTTGCCGGCCTCCTCAAGGGCGACCTTGTTACCAAGCGGTGTCTGCAGACGCTGCTGGTGAACCTCAACGAGAGGGGCGAGTAG